GTGTGCCCGGCACCGCCCCCACCCGCGTGAGCGCCGACTCCTCCGGGTCTCCCAGCACCGCCCCCGGAGTCCCGCCCTCCTCGCGGGTGCCGTGGCGCACCAGCCCGAAGTCGGTGACGCGCGGCCGTCCGTCCGCGCCCACCAGCACGTTGGCCGGCTTGAAGTCCCGGTGCACCAGCCCCGCCCGGTGCGCCGCCGCCAGCCCCTCGCCCGCCTGGAGGAAGAGGGCCAGCACCTCGCGCCAGGGCCGCTCGCGCTCCCGCAGCCAGCCCGCCAGCGTGGGTCCCTCCACCCGCTCCATCGCGAGGAAGACACGCCCCTCCTCCGTCCCCAGTTCGAAGAGGGGCAGCACGTTCGGGTGCGAGAGCCTCGCCATGGCCTGGGCCTCGCGCACCAGCCGCGCCCGGCCCTCGTCCTCGCCCGTGCCCGCCCCGGGACGCAGCAGCTTCAACGCCACCGTGCGCCCCAGTGATGGATCCTTCGCCGCGTACACCACGCCCATTCCACCCGCGCCGAGCCGCGTCTCGATGACGTAGCGGCCGAGCCTGTCGCCCGGATTCAGCGCGGGCGACTCGGGATGCGCGGGCAGCGTGGGCGCGCCCGTGTCCAGGCGGGTGGGTGCGTTCGTGGACCCGGGCGAGGAGGACTCGGCCGCCACCGCCGCCACCAGGGCGCGGCACGCGGCGCAGTCGTCGAGATGGGGCTCCAGCTCCGGCACGTCTCCGAGGGACAGCGCGCCGGAGGCGAAACCCGCGAGCACGTTCTCGTCCGGGCACCCGTCCGGCGCGCGGGGCTGCGATTGCGGAGACATCGCGGGCAATCCTCGCACGCTCGCACCGGGACGGGAAACCACCGGGGCCAGGCTCAGCCCTGGGTGACGATCCGGTACGCCTTGCGCGCACCGTCCTTCGTCCACACGAGCAGGGTCGTCTCCCCCTTCTTGCTCCCGGTGAGACGGATGATCCTGTCGTCGGGGCCCTCGAAGGTGACCTCGGCCACCTCCGGGTCTCCGATCGCCACACGGACGAGGTTCTTCACCTCCAGGGTCTGTCCCTCGCCCTTCATCAGGGTGATCGTCTTCTCGACCTTGTCCTGGGCCGAGGCGGGCGCTGGTGGCTGCTCCGACGCGCCGACCCCCGAGCCGAACAGCGTCACCGTCAGGACCACGGCCACTCCGACCATCTTCTTCGCGTACATGGGTGTCTCCCTTTTTCGACCTCTGCCCGGGTGACACCGGTGGCCGCGCGGTGTTGCACGGCGGCGCGAAAAAAGTGCGGGCCCCTCTCGAAGAGTCCTATCGGAGGAGCCTCGGACTGCACCCCCACAGCGTCATGTCCTCGGAGACCGTGCTGCACTCCCAGTCCTCGCCGCAGGAGTCGAGGTCCCTGGGGTCACACCGGCGGTAACAGGTGCTGACGGTGGGACTTCCCACGCCACAGACCTGGCCCTCGGGGCAGCTGTCCGAGCGAAGCGGGTTGCAGAGAGGCGCGCACCAGAAGACTCCACGACCCCGAAGCAGGTTGACGTTGCAGCGCTCTCCCTGGGGACACGGTGTCTCGGGACAGACGCCCCAGACCTCCGCGAGACATTGGTAGCGCGTCCCCCCGAGCTGCTTGCACCGCTGCCCCTGGGGACACCCGAGCGCGCGGCAGTCCGGGAGACAACCCGGTCCCTCCAGACTGTCGTCCTCGCAGCTGAACCCCTGGGGGCAGCTCTCGGGAGCATCGAGACGGCAGGGCGTGCCACACATTCCGCGGACACACACCAGTCCCTCCCGGCAGGAGCCCAGGGGAGAGATGGGCATGGAGTCACAAGGCTCGCCCTCGCGTCGGAGTCCTTCGGGCACGCAACGGCGGATGGGCGTGCCTCCCGTGGTTCCAGTGTCGACGCGGCGGCACACAGAGCCGGGGAAGCAGTGGGCATCCACCTCGCACTCGGAAGCCATGCATTCGAGGCGGCGTGTCTGACGGTTGGGCACGCACCCCCGGCCCGGCGGGCAGTCCCCATCCGTGCGGCAATCCCCGCAGGAATAGACCCCCCCGTCGCGTGTGCAGCGCAGCCCGGAAGCCGGAAGCCCGTCCGCCGAGAGCTCCGCGGAGGGCAGCGGCAGGCTCACGGAGATCGATGACTCCCGAGAACCGAGCTCCAGGCGGGTGGCGTCACGCAATCGCGATGGGTCCGCCTGTGTCCACGTGCCCGTCGTGGATGGCGATGCGGAGGCGGATGAGAACCCCCCTACCGGCAACTCGCCGTCAGCCCGCGCACTCGCGACCGCTCCCGAGGGCTCCACACGTGTGGAGTCAGCTCCGAGGCCATCCCCTGGCTCGGGAAGGGCGACGGGCCCCATCGAACTGGAGAAGGACCAGGACATCAGTCCCATCATCCCCACGACGGCAACGGTCGCCAGGAGCACGAGCACCCGCTGTACGCCCTCATGACGAGGTGAGCGCCGCACGTTCGTCTCGCGATGAGCGCTGGCTGCTAACGGTCACAGGGAACGATGCTGCAGCACATCATGTTCCTGTTCTTCATGACCTGCACCCCCCGTCAGCGCTGCCCTTCATTGTGAAGAGGCGACTCCGACTCCGTCCATCGACCGCCCCTCGGACTGTCGGGTGAAGGGCACTCCTCACTTCGCGCTGGCGAGGAGCGCGGAAAGACTCTCATCGAGCTGAGCGGGCACATCGCGCAGGAGGCTGTTCAGCTCACCCGAGGAGAGCCGGAGGCGCTCGGCCAGGCGGGCGCGGGTGCCGACGAGCACCTCCTCGCGGGCGTGGGCCAACCAGCGCGAGACGGTGGACTTGTGCGCGCGGTACAGCGTGCCGATGCGCTCCAGCGCGAGCCCCTCCACCAGGTGGAGCCGGAGCACGGTGCGCTCGCGCGAGGGCAGGGCCGCGAGGGACTCGGCGAGCGCGGCCTGGAAGTCGGCCCGGTGGCGCTGGCGGAGGAGCTCCAGCTCGGGGTCGCTGTTGGGGAGGGTGGCCTCGGCGAGCGCCTCCTCCTCGGCGTGGGCCTGACGCCGGGCCGAGCGCCGCAGGTTGAGCGCCATGCGGACGGCGGCGGCGCGCAGCCACGCCGCGAGCGGACCCTGGCCCTGGTAGTCGGCCATGCGGGGCGGGCGACCTCCCTCCGAGGTGAAGAGCTTCTCGCGCAGCAACTGGCACACCTCGGAGGCGGCATCCGCGCTCGCGTCCACGCGGGCCACGGCGGCGGCCACCTTCGGGAAGAAGTGCGCCTCCACGAGCCCATGCGCGACGGCGTCCCCCCGCACGCAGGCACAGGCGAGGAAGAGATCCGCCGCGTGGATGGCGCGCAGGGTGCGCTCGGGTTCGGCGCTCGGCGGAAGACGCTCGGCCAGGTGGCGGAGGAAGACGGCCTCGTCGAGCCGCACCTGGGGCCATGCCCCCCGGGCGGAGGCGAGCAGCTCCGCGAGCACCGTCTCCAGCGCGGGCAGCTCCGCGTACACCCGGGACTCTGATCGCAGATGAGGGGCGAGGAAGCGGGCGAGCGGTGGGTGAGGAAGCATGGGCTCTGACTCGGGAGGGATTACAGCATGCGAGCGGGGCTCCCGGCCTTTCTTACAGGGACTGGGAGAACGTGGTGAGCGGGGAGCCAGCGAAATCCCTCTCGAAGCGCCGGGTTGGGGAGCGCGTTGCCCATTCCGATGCCCGGCACAGCCCATGCTTGTACCCCGGGGGACAGGGTGGGCGGGGACGGAGCTCGTGCGCGGCTGTTGGGGGTGGAGATGGGGGTGAGGGAGTTGAAGGAAGAGGCGCTGGACCTCTACACGCGGCGGAAGTTCGCCGAGTGCGCGCGCACGTACGGGAAGCTGCTCGAGCTGGAACCGAGGGACCCGCACTTGTACGTGCGCCACGCGGAGGCCTGGCGGCGCGCGGGAGACAAGGGGAGGGCGATCGCCTCGTACCGGACGGCGGCGGAGCTGTTGTTGCAGCTGGGATGCGAGGCCCGGGCGAGGGCGGCGCTGAAGGTGGCGCTGGAGTTGGATCCGCGGGACACGGAGGTGGCGCGAGCGCTGGCGCAGCTGTCGCCCACCTACGCGCCGCGCCGCGAGGAGGTGCCGGGCGCGAGTGCGGAGCCGCGGAGCAGGCCGCCCTCGAGGATTCCTGAGCACCAGAGGGAGCAGGTGGAGCTGCACACGAGGCAGGCG
This is a stretch of genomic DNA from Archangium violaceum. It encodes these proteins:
- a CDS encoding protein kinase domain-containing protein, producing the protein MSPQSQPRAPDGCPDENVLAGFASGALSLGDVPELEPHLDDCAACRALVAAVAAESSSPGSTNAPTRLDTGAPTLPAHPESPALNPGDRLGRYVIETRLGAGGMGVVYAAKDPSLGRTVALKLLRPGAGTGEDEGRARLVREAQAMARLSHPNVLPLFELGTEEGRVFLAMERVEGPTLAGWLRERERPWREVLALFLQAGEGLAAAHRAGLVHRDFKPANVLVGADGRPRVTDFGLVRHGTREEGGTPGAVLGDPEESALTRVGAVPGTPAYMSPEQLAGLEVDARGDQFSFCVALHEALHGVRPFEARARDEARWRRVPVPRRPRLPGHVRAALDRGLSLEPEARFPSMDELLAALARPPTPRWRPVVLVAAVCLVFAGADLVTWGKRESQVTETAEPHPESLPLTLVMGERHELEVPGMKRVAVGDPYLVEVRPLGDDRVRLEPLKPGTTYLLVWKRDGTRRDWRVSVRAP
- a CDS encoding pilus assembly protein N-terminal domain-containing protein; amino-acid sequence: MYAKKMVGVAVVLTVTLFGSGVGASEQPPAPASAQDKVEKTITLMKGEGQTLEVKNLVRVAIGDPEVAEVTFEGPDDRIIRLTGSKKGETTLLVWTKDGARKAYRIVTQG
- a CDS encoding sigma-70 family RNA polymerase sigma factor, whose translation is MLPHPPLARFLAPHLRSESRVYAELPALETVLAELLASARGAWPQVRLDEAVFLRHLAERLPPSAEPERTLRAIHAADLFLACACVRGDAVAHGLVEAHFFPKVAAAVARVDASADAASEVCQLLREKLFTSEGGRPPRMADYQGQGPLAAWLRAAAVRMALNLRRSARRQAHAEEEALAEATLPNSDPELELLRQRHRADFQAALAESLAALPSRERTVLRLHLVEGLALERIGTLYRAHKSTVSRWLAHAREEVLVGTRARLAERLRLSSGELNSLLRDVPAQLDESLSALLASAK
- a CDS encoding tetratricopeptide repeat protein, with the translated sequence MGVRELKEEALDLYTRRKFAECARTYGKLLELEPRDPHLYVRHAEAWRRAGDKGRAIASYRTAAELLLQLGCEARARAALKVALELDPRDTEVARALAQLSPTYAPRREEVPGASAEPRSRPPSRIPEHQREQVELHTRQANVPGRLALPPVPAAPAAPLPSPAEVRRLSGNTLAVRSAPGTRWLVVSSRTPLTAYEVDELERVRAREFTLEITESPEV